One window from the genome of Salvelinus namaycush isolate Seneca chromosome 19, SaNama_1.0, whole genome shotgun sequence encodes:
- the LOC120063674 gene encoding trace amine-associated receptor 13c-like — MCSPCCAIYALQKHSRDHHDGNTDVQESVQSTPSMLTTVLQVYPRGPKQSCWWTGCAAASFPGAVTVFLNVLVIISISHFKQLHTPTNLLILSLAVSDLLVGLIVIPVTTVALMESCWGFGKYFCAFHFYMAFLCTSLSLGNLVLISIDRYVAVCDPLLYLSKITIPRTMCSISITWFCCIIYQAVVIKICINVQVPSRCLKECFTVEGSIWGNIVDIVITMVVPCSIIITLYMKIFVVARSQARKVFSKEAASVSGVKTVQANKSERKAAKTLSIVVFNYLICWIPSLFILFFVHIFIDNLLSLFISFLPLVNSLINPIIYAFFYPWFKVTAIHILTLKLWRS; from the exons ATGTGTAGTCCCTGCTGCGCCATCTACGCCCTCCAGAAACATTCTCGGGACCACCATGATGGCAATACGGATGTTCAGGAGTCAGTGCAGAGCACGCCTTCTATGTTGACAACGGTCTTACAAGTCTACCCACGGGGACCGAAGCAAAGTTGTTGGTGGACAGGCTGCGCTGCTGCCTCTTTTCCGGGGG CAGTTACAGTATTTTTGAACGTACTGGTGatcatctccatctctcacttCAAGCAGCTCCACACTCCAACCAACCTGCTCatcctctctctggctgtgtcAGATCTCCTGGTGGGACTGATTGTGATACCAGTAACGACTGTAGCATTAATGGAATCATGTTGGGGTTTTGGGAAATATTTCTGTGCTTTTCATTTCTATATGGCTTTTTTATGTACTTCTTTATCTCTGGGCAATTTGGTCTTGATATCTATTGACCGCTATGTTGCTGTGTGTGATCCCTTATTGTACCTCTCTAAAATAACAATACCAAGAACAATGTGTTCTATATCCATTACCTGGTTTTGTTGTATCATATACCAGGCTGTTGTTATAAAAATATGTATAAATGTACAGGTACCGAGTAGGTGTTTGAAAGAATGTTTTACTGTGGAAGGGTCAATCTGGGGTAATATCGTTGATATTGTAATTACAATGGTTGTCCCGTGTTCTATTATTATAACACTTTATATGAAAATCTTTGTGGTGGCCAGATCACAGGCCAGAAAGGTATTTTCAAAAGAGGCTGCCAGTGTGTCTGGTGTTAAAACTGTACAGGCAAATAAGTCTGAGAGGAAAGCAGCAAAAACTCTGTCTATTGTTGTTTTCAACTATCTCATTTGTTGGATTCCAtctctatttattttattttttgtacaCATTTTTATTGACAATTTGTTATCATTGTTCATCAGTTTTCTGCCACTTGTAAATTCCTTAATTAATCCAATAATTTATGCTTTCTTTTATCCATGGTTCAAAGTGACAGCTATACATATTTTAACTCTGAAGTTATGGCGTTCATAG